One genomic window of Glycine soja cultivar W05 chromosome 9, ASM419377v2, whole genome shotgun sequence includes the following:
- the LOC114368559 gene encoding truncated transcription factor CAULIFLOWER A-like translates to MGRGRVELKRIENKINRQVTFSKRKTGLLKKAKELSVLCDAEVALVIFSPRGKLFTFPDDAQSIIKTYDRYRKYSNQDGNVELENQGWYQEMSKLNEKYEAVQKTQRRLHGEDLGPLSIKELQILEEQLEKALSQARQRKTQLIIEHVEELRQKERHLEDLRLKVLHYDIDNQQFQHNMNHISANLEPYGFNLKASLWGSTSTSAAGDGSFPLLPSQTYPEPFLQIGYSVQGEPSIVPKTMASETNFQGWFL, encoded by the exons atgggtaGAGGAAGGGTTGAGCTGAAGAGGATTGAGAACAAAATAAATCGGCAAGTTACCTTCTCGAAAAGAAAGACAGGTTTGTTGAAGAAAGCCAAAGAGCTCTCAGTGCTGTGTGATGCTGAGGTCGCCCTTGTCATTTTCTCACCTCGTGGCAAGCTCTTCACCTTTCCAGACGATGCTCAAag TATTATAAAAACCTATGATCGATACCGGAAGTACTCTAATCAAGATGGCAATGTTGAACTTGAAAATCAG GGCTGGTACCAAGAAATGTCAAAACTAAATGAAAAGTATGAAGCTGTTCAAAAGACACAAAG GCGTTTGCATGGGGAAGATCTTGGACCACTGAGCATAAAAGAGTTGCAAATTCTTGAGGAGCAACTTGAAAAAGCTTTATCACAAGCTAGGCAGAGGAAG ACACAACTGATTATTGAACATGTGGAAGAGCTTCGCCAAAAG GAACGTCATCTTGAAGACCTTAGACTCAAGGTTTTGCACTATGACATCGACAACCAACAATTCCAGCATAACATGAATCATATTAGTGCAAAT CTTGAGCCTTATGGATTTAATCTCAAAGCAAGTCTGTGGGGCTCTACTTCCACTAGTGCTGCTGGAGATGGGAGCTTTCCCTTGCTGCCTTCCCAAACCTACCCTGAGCCTTTCTTGCAAATAGG GTATTCTGTTCAAGGTGAGCCATCCATTGTCCCAAAGACCATGGCCAGTGAGACTAATTTTCAAGGATGGTTCCTCTGA
- the LOC114425263 gene encoding polygalacturonate 4-alpha-galacturonosyltransferase-like isoform X1: MAPNNNRTKGSHFPLLAFLFLCLLAPLLFFFFVSPLHDRSDNSAVSIEKQVAKLKEWQALQDLKSLFSKEVLDVIVSNTNDVGPLSLESFRKNNLSASWRVAGLRTSNAMNQLNQPADNFRQEKQNGKEGRFSVGRAQWTDSPVQLSRRQLVEKRKEKRAAELVKQDDEVIVKLEDSAIEHSKSVDSAVLGKYNIWRKENENENADSTVRLMRDQIIMAKVYLSIAKMKNKLQLYQELESQLKESQRALGEATSDADMRHSDHEKIKTMGQVLSKAKEQLYDCKLVTGKLRAMLQTADEQVRGLKKQSTFLSQLAAKTIPDGIHCLSMRLTIDYYLLPLEKRKFPRSENLENPSLYHYALFSDNVLAASVVVNSTIVNAKDPSKHVFHLVTDKLNFGAMNMWFLLNPPGKATINVENVDEFKWLNSSYCPVLRQLESATMKEYYFKAGHPTTTGASNLKYRNPKYLSMLNHLRFYLPQVYPKLDKILFLDDDIVVQKDLTGLWAVNLNGKVNGAVLTCGESFHRFDKYLNFSNPHIAKNFDPNACGWAYGMNMFDLKVWKKKDITGIYHKWQNLNEDRVLWKLGTLPPGLMTFYGLTHPLNKSWHVLGLGYNPSVDRSEIDNAAVVHYNGNMKPWLEIAMTKYRSYWTKYVKFNHPYLQNCKLRE, encoded by the exons ATGGCACCGAACAACAACAGAACCAAGGGATCCCATTTCCCTCTTCTCGCTTTCCTCTTTCTCTGCCTCCTCGCGccccttctcttcttcttcttcgtatCGCCCCTTCACG ATCGAAGTGATAATTCAGCTGTTTCGATTGAAAAG CAGGTTGCCAAATTGAAAGAATGGCAGGCACTGCAGGATCTTAAATCGCTTTTTTCGAAAGAG GTTCTTGATGTTATTGTGTCCAATACAAATGATGTGGGGCCTTTGAGTCTTGAGAGTTTCAGAAAAAATAATCTGTCTGCTTCATGGAGAGTTGCTGGATTAAGGACTTCAAATGCTATGAATCAG ctAAACCAACCAGCAGACAATTTTAGACAAGAGAAGCAAAATGGGAAGGAAGGAAGATTTTCAG TTGGTCGTGCTCAGTGGACTGACAGTCCTGTTCAGCTATCAAGAAGG CAATTAGTagagaaaaggaaggaaaagcGTGCTGCTGAGTTGGTAAAACAGGATGATGAAGTAATTGTAAAACTTGAAGATTCAGCTATTGAACACTCAAAATCTGTTGATTCGGCAGTTCTAGGTAAATACAACATTTGgaggaaagaaaatgagaatgaaaatgCTGATTCTACAGTACGGTTGATGCGAGACCAAATCATTATGGCTAAGGTTTACTTGAGTATAgcaaagatgaagaacaagctTCAACTGTACCAAGAACTGGAATCTCAGCTTAAAGAAAGTCAACGTGCTTTAGGTGAGGCAACTTCTGATGCTGACATGCGTCACAG TGATCatgaaaaaatcaaaactatggGCCAAGTTCTTTCCAAGGCAAAAGAGCAATTGTATGACTGCAAGTTGGTTACTGGGAAATTGAGGGCAATGCTACAAACAGCTGATGAGCAGGTTAGGGGATTGAAGAAACAAAGCACATTCCTTAGTCAGTTGGCTGCCAAGACCATACCGGATGGAATTCACTGCTTATCTATGCGCCTTACCATAGATTACTACCTCCTTCCTcttgaaaagagaaaattccccaGAAGTGAGAATTTGGAGAATCCTAGTCTCTATCATTATGCCCTGTTCTCGGACAATGTCTTGGCTGCATCTGTTGTTGTCAACTCAACTATTGTGAATGCAAAG GATCCTTCGAAGCATGTGTTTCACCTTGTTACTGATAAACTAAATTTTGGAGCCATGAACATGTGGTTTTTGTTGAATCCTCCTGGAAAAGCTACAATCAATGTTGAAAATGTTGATGAATTTAAGTGGTTGAACTCATCCTACTGCCCAGTCTTGAGGCAGCTTGAATCTGCAACAATGAAAGAGTATTATTTCAAGGCAGGCCATCCAACTACTACTGGTGCTTCAAATCTCAAGTACAGAAATCCAAAATATCTGTCAATGCTCAACCACCTGAGATTCTATCTTCCACAAGTTTATCCAAAGTTGGATAAGATTCTTTTTCTTGATGATGACATTGTTGTCCAGAAGGATTTGACTGGATTATGGGCTGTGAATCTTAATGGAAAAGTAAATGGTGCTGTTTTAACATGCGGAGAGAGTTTTCACCGATTTGACAAGTACCTTAACTTTTCAAATCCGCATATTGCAAAAAATTTTGATCCAAATGCTTGTGGTTGGGCATACGGGATGAACATGTTTGATTTGAAGGTGTGGAAAAAGAAGGACATCACTGGCATATATCACAAGTGGCAGAATTTG AATGAAGACAGGGTGCTGTGGAAGCTGGGGACATTGCCTCCAGGGCTGATGACATTCTATGGATTAACACATCCACTTAATAAATCATGGCACGTACTCGGTCTGGGTTACAATCCAAGTGTAGATCGCTCGGAGATTGATAATGCAGCAGTCGTACACTACAATGGTAATATGAAACCGTGGTTAGAGATAGCCATGACAAAGTATCGGTCTTACTGGACCAAATAtgtcaaatttaatcatccctATCTTCAGAATTGTAAGCTACGTGAATGA
- the LOC114425263 gene encoding polygalacturonate 4-alpha-galacturonosyltransferase-like isoform X2, translated as MAPNNNRTKGSHFPLLAFLFLCLLAPLLFFFFVSPLHDRSDNSAVSIEKVAKLKEWQALQDLKSLFSKEVLDVIVSNTNDVGPLSLESFRKNNLSASWRVAGLRTSNAMNQLNQPADNFRQEKQNGKEGRFSVGRAQWTDSPVQLSRRQLVEKRKEKRAAELVKQDDEVIVKLEDSAIEHSKSVDSAVLGKYNIWRKENENENADSTVRLMRDQIIMAKVYLSIAKMKNKLQLYQELESQLKESQRALGEATSDADMRHSDHEKIKTMGQVLSKAKEQLYDCKLVTGKLRAMLQTADEQVRGLKKQSTFLSQLAAKTIPDGIHCLSMRLTIDYYLLPLEKRKFPRSENLENPSLYHYALFSDNVLAASVVVNSTIVNAKDPSKHVFHLVTDKLNFGAMNMWFLLNPPGKATINVENVDEFKWLNSSYCPVLRQLESATMKEYYFKAGHPTTTGASNLKYRNPKYLSMLNHLRFYLPQVYPKLDKILFLDDDIVVQKDLTGLWAVNLNGKVNGAVLTCGESFHRFDKYLNFSNPHIAKNFDPNACGWAYGMNMFDLKVWKKKDITGIYHKWQNLNEDRVLWKLGTLPPGLMTFYGLTHPLNKSWHVLGLGYNPSVDRSEIDNAAVVHYNGNMKPWLEIAMTKYRSYWTKYVKFNHPYLQNCKLRE; from the exons ATGGCACCGAACAACAACAGAACCAAGGGATCCCATTTCCCTCTTCTCGCTTTCCTCTTTCTCTGCCTCCTCGCGccccttctcttcttcttcttcgtatCGCCCCTTCACG ATCGAAGTGATAATTCAGCTGTTTCGATTGAAAAG GTTGCCAAATTGAAAGAATGGCAGGCACTGCAGGATCTTAAATCGCTTTTTTCGAAAGAG GTTCTTGATGTTATTGTGTCCAATACAAATGATGTGGGGCCTTTGAGTCTTGAGAGTTTCAGAAAAAATAATCTGTCTGCTTCATGGAGAGTTGCTGGATTAAGGACTTCAAATGCTATGAATCAG ctAAACCAACCAGCAGACAATTTTAGACAAGAGAAGCAAAATGGGAAGGAAGGAAGATTTTCAG TTGGTCGTGCTCAGTGGACTGACAGTCCTGTTCAGCTATCAAGAAGG CAATTAGTagagaaaaggaaggaaaagcGTGCTGCTGAGTTGGTAAAACAGGATGATGAAGTAATTGTAAAACTTGAAGATTCAGCTATTGAACACTCAAAATCTGTTGATTCGGCAGTTCTAGGTAAATACAACATTTGgaggaaagaaaatgagaatgaaaatgCTGATTCTACAGTACGGTTGATGCGAGACCAAATCATTATGGCTAAGGTTTACTTGAGTATAgcaaagatgaagaacaagctTCAACTGTACCAAGAACTGGAATCTCAGCTTAAAGAAAGTCAACGTGCTTTAGGTGAGGCAACTTCTGATGCTGACATGCGTCACAG TGATCatgaaaaaatcaaaactatggGCCAAGTTCTTTCCAAGGCAAAAGAGCAATTGTATGACTGCAAGTTGGTTACTGGGAAATTGAGGGCAATGCTACAAACAGCTGATGAGCAGGTTAGGGGATTGAAGAAACAAAGCACATTCCTTAGTCAGTTGGCTGCCAAGACCATACCGGATGGAATTCACTGCTTATCTATGCGCCTTACCATAGATTACTACCTCCTTCCTcttgaaaagagaaaattccccaGAAGTGAGAATTTGGAGAATCCTAGTCTCTATCATTATGCCCTGTTCTCGGACAATGTCTTGGCTGCATCTGTTGTTGTCAACTCAACTATTGTGAATGCAAAG GATCCTTCGAAGCATGTGTTTCACCTTGTTACTGATAAACTAAATTTTGGAGCCATGAACATGTGGTTTTTGTTGAATCCTCCTGGAAAAGCTACAATCAATGTTGAAAATGTTGATGAATTTAAGTGGTTGAACTCATCCTACTGCCCAGTCTTGAGGCAGCTTGAATCTGCAACAATGAAAGAGTATTATTTCAAGGCAGGCCATCCAACTACTACTGGTGCTTCAAATCTCAAGTACAGAAATCCAAAATATCTGTCAATGCTCAACCACCTGAGATTCTATCTTCCACAAGTTTATCCAAAGTTGGATAAGATTCTTTTTCTTGATGATGACATTGTTGTCCAGAAGGATTTGACTGGATTATGGGCTGTGAATCTTAATGGAAAAGTAAATGGTGCTGTTTTAACATGCGGAGAGAGTTTTCACCGATTTGACAAGTACCTTAACTTTTCAAATCCGCATATTGCAAAAAATTTTGATCCAAATGCTTGTGGTTGGGCATACGGGATGAACATGTTTGATTTGAAGGTGTGGAAAAAGAAGGACATCACTGGCATATATCACAAGTGGCAGAATTTG AATGAAGACAGGGTGCTGTGGAAGCTGGGGACATTGCCTCCAGGGCTGATGACATTCTATGGATTAACACATCCACTTAATAAATCATGGCACGTACTCGGTCTGGGTTACAATCCAAGTGTAGATCGCTCGGAGATTGATAATGCAGCAGTCGTACACTACAATGGTAATATGAAACCGTGGTTAGAGATAGCCATGACAAAGTATCGGTCTTACTGGACCAAATAtgtcaaatttaatcatccctATCTTCAGAATTGTAAGCTACGTGAATGA
- the LOC114425493 gene encoding synaptotagmin-5-like, with protein sequence MGLFSGIFLGMVLGIALMAAWQRMMTYRSAKRIAKAVDIKLLGSLNRDDLKKICGDNFPEWISFPIYEQVKWLNKQLSKLWPFVADAATLVIRESVEPLLEEYRPTGISSLKFSKLSLGNVAPKIEGIRVQSLNKGQIIMDIDFRWGGDPNIVLAVEALVASIPIQLKDLQVFTIIRVIFQLADEIPCISAVVVALLAEPKPRIDYTLKAVGGSLTALPGISDMIDDMVNSIVTDTLQWPHRIVVPLGGIPVDTSELELKPQGTLRVTVIKANDLKNMEMIGKSDPYAVLYIRPLFKVKTKVIDNNLNPVWNEVFDLIAEDKETQSLIVEVFDKDIGQDKRLGIVKLPLNDMEPETEKEFELRMLSSLDTLKVKDKKDRGTITMKIFYHQFNKEEQLVALEAEKNILEERKKLKEEGVIGTTMDALDGAASAVGSGVGMVGTGVATGAGLVGTGIGAGAGFVGTGIGTGAGFVGSGIGAGVGFVGSGLGAVGSGLSRAGKFMGRTITGQGSSRRSGSNTPVNVEETGGGAKPLQQ encoded by the exons ATGGGGTTGTTTTCTGGGATATTTCTGGGGATGGTACTGGGCATAGCATTGATGGCTGCGTGGCAACGCATGATGACGTACCGTAGCGCCAAGAGAATTGCAAAG GCAGTTGACATTAAACTCCTTGGGTCCCTTAACAGAGATGATTTAAAGAAAATCTGTGGGGATAATTTTCCTGAATGGATATCTTTTCCCATATATGAGCAG GTGAAATGGCTAAACAAGCAGCTGTCCAAACTTTGGCCATTTGTGGCAGAT GCAGCAACATTGGTGATTAGAGAATCTGTTGAGCCACTATTGGAAGAGTACAGACCAACTGGAATTTCTTCATTGAAGTTCAGCAAGCTGTCCCTTGGAAATGTTGCTCCAAAAATTGAAG GTATTCGCGTTCAGAGTCTTAACAAAGGTCAAATCATAATGGACATTGATTTCCGTTGGGGTGGTGATCCCAATATTGTTTTGGCTGTTGAAGCACTTGTTGCATCAATCCCTATTCAG TTGAAGGATCTCCAGGTTTTCACCATTATCCGTGTTATATTCCAACTTGCTGATGAGATTCCCTGCATTTCTGCTGTTGTCGTTGCCCTACTTGCTGAG CCAAAGCCTAGAATTGATTACACTTTGAAGGCTGTTGGTGGAAGTTTGACGGCACTGCCTGGAATTTCTGATATGATTGAT GATATGGTGAACTCAATCGTTACCGATACGCTCCAATGGCCTCATAGGATTGTTGTTCCTCTTGGGGGCATACCTGTTGATACTAG TGAACTGGAGCTTAAACCCCAGGGAACGCTTAGAGTGACTGTAATTAAAGCGAATGACCTAAAGAATATGGAAATGATTGGGAAGTCTGATCCTTATGCAGTGTTGTATATTCGACCACTGTTTAAGGTTAAAACAAAGGTTATTGATAACAACTTGAATCCTGTTTGGAATGAGGTGTTTGACTTGATTGCAGAGGACAAGGAGACCCAGTCACTCATTGTCGAG gtttttgataAAGACATTGGGCAAGATAAGCGATTGGGAATAGTAAAATTACCACTTAATGACATGGAACCAGAAACTGAAAAGGAGTTTGAATTGAGGATGCTGTCATCACTTGATACACTGAAAGTGAAAGACAAGAAGGATCGAGGAACCATAACAATGAAG ATCTTTTATCACCAATTTAACAAGGAAGAACAGTTAGTTGCACTAGAAGCAGAGAAAAATATACTAGAAGAAAGGAAGAAACTTAAAGAAGAGGGAGTTATAGGAACTACAATGGATGCGCTAGATGGAGCAGCATCGGCAGTTGGGTCCGGTGTTGGAATGGTTGGTACTGGTGTTGCTACTGGTGCTGGACTTGTGGGGACTGGAATTGGTGCAGGAGCTGGATTTGTTGGGACTGGAATTGGTACTGGAGCCGGGTTTGTTGGCAGCGGCATCGGTGCTGGAGTTGGTTTTGTCGGCAGCGGTCTTGGTGCTGTTGGTAGTGGACTGAGCAGAGCAGGAAAgttcatgggaaggacaatcACAGGCCAAGGTAGTTCCAGAAGGAGTGGTTCAAATACTCCTGTCAATGTGGAGGAGACTGGTGGTGGTGCAAAACCGCTGCAGCAGTAA
- the LOC114367060 gene encoding cucumber peeling cupredoxin-like, whose product MAPPIAAQLLAFALLVTAVSAAETGYHNHTVGGGTGWSFNSTTNTSATNYSSWASTQTFDLGDYLIFNTNSNQTVVQTYNKTTYLNCTADYSDNGTFVYNGGSRGFGEALTVVVPLTIVGPNYFFSDAGDGVQCQRGLAFEIDVQRGLGLPPSLNQPPPPPYQEPPGPDAAQSPPITVAQSPSGSAFANLADVRVVVYGIVLGLLLQFL is encoded by the exons ATGGCGCCACCCATCGCGGCACAACTCCTGGCCTTCGCCCTCCTTGTCACCGCCGTCTCCGCCGCCGAAACCGGTTACCACAACCATACTGTCGGCGGCGGAACCGGCTGGTCCTTCAACTCTACCACCAACACATCCGCCACCAACTACTCTTCTTGGGCTTCAACTCAAACCTTCGACCTCGGCGATTATCTCA TTTTCAATACGAACTCGAACCAAACGGTGGTTCAGACATACAACAAGACGACCTATCTGAACTGCACCGCCGATTATTCCGACAATGGAACCTTCGTGTACAACGGCGGAAGCCGTGGTTTCGGCGAAGCGTTGACCGTCGTTGTTCCGTTGACCATAGTTGGACCGAACTACTTCTTCTCCGACGCCGGCGACGGTGTGCAGTGCCAGCGCGGCTTGGCCTTCGAGATCGACGTCCAGCGCGGCCTCGGCTTGCCGCCGAGTCTCAACCAGCCGCCTCCGCCGCCGTACCAGGAGCCTCCGGGTCCCGACGCCGCTCAATCTCCGCCGATCACGGTGGCGCAGTCTCCCAGCGGCAGCGCTTTCGCGAACCTCGCAGACGTGCGCGTGGTTGTTTACGGCATCGTTCTGGGGTTGCTGCTGCAGTTTCTGTGA